In the Roseimicrobium gellanilyticum genome, one interval contains:
- a CDS encoding ThuA domain-containing protein, with translation MLRRTSILLLLAGAIVLPVQSQGAEPKKVIVVTTTAGFRHSSIPFAEKTIAELGDKSGAYKVVDYCQQPDVTVPKKPNKPKDLAADADDKAKERYKKDIANYDAQMAKWTPEVEAQAKAAQAELDKKMAESLAKLSPDNLKAKGIDAVIFANTTGMLPLPDKEGFIKWIEEGHAFIGMHSSSDTFHQFEGYLDMLQGEFAGHGAQVPADLVAADAKHPANAEIGDSWSLKQEEMYLIKHHDRSKVRSLWHLRQHPNKPEEKGYFPVSWVRTPGKGKVFYTSLGHREDLWSADPELKGRVNPVETAKQYQAHILGGIKWALGLADGSAEPNPTVE, from the coding sequence ATGCTACGTCGTACCTCCATCCTCCTCCTTCTCGCCGGGGCCATCGTGCTGCCCGTGCAGTCCCAGGGCGCTGAGCCCAAGAAGGTCATCGTCGTCACCACCACGGCGGGTTTCCGTCACAGCTCCATTCCCTTTGCGGAGAAGACCATCGCCGAGTTGGGCGACAAGTCCGGCGCCTACAAGGTGGTGGACTACTGCCAGCAGCCGGATGTGACCGTGCCCAAGAAGCCGAACAAACCCAAGGACCTGGCCGCCGATGCGGATGACAAGGCCAAGGAGCGTTATAAGAAGGACATCGCCAACTACGATGCGCAGATGGCCAAGTGGACTCCTGAAGTGGAAGCCCAAGCCAAGGCGGCGCAGGCAGAACTCGACAAGAAGATGGCCGAGTCCCTCGCCAAGCTCAGCCCGGACAACTTGAAGGCCAAGGGCATCGACGCCGTGATCTTCGCGAACACCACCGGCATGCTGCCCCTGCCGGACAAGGAGGGCTTCATCAAGTGGATTGAAGAAGGCCACGCCTTCATCGGTATGCATTCCTCCAGCGATACCTTCCACCAGTTCGAAGGTTACCTCGACATGCTGCAGGGTGAGTTCGCTGGTCACGGCGCGCAGGTCCCTGCCGACCTCGTGGCCGCGGACGCGAAGCACCCCGCCAATGCGGAAATCGGTGACTCCTGGAGCCTGAAGCAGGAAGAGATGTACCTCATCAAGCACCACGACCGCAGCAAGGTGCGCTCCCTCTGGCACCTGCGCCAGCACCCGAACAAGCCCGAGGAGAAGGGCTACTTCCCCGTGTCCTGGGTGCGCACGCCTGGCAAGGGCAAGGTGTTCTACACCAGCCTCGGCCACCGCGAAGACCTCTGGAGCGCTGACCCTGAGCTGAAGGGCCGCGTGAACCCGGTCGAAACGGCGAAGCAGTACCAGGCGCACATCCTCGGCGGCATCAAATGGGCCCTCGGCCTTGCTGACGGCAGCGCAGAGCCGAATCCGACGGTGGAGTAA